One Candidatus Sulfurimonas baltica DNA segment encodes these proteins:
- a CDS encoding type II toxin-antitoxin system HipA family toxin → MNVLLSNERIGELFFDDKKREYGFNYIKQSAPISLTMPYRQSTYIWQHSLHPIFEMNLPEGYLFEIFKNYLSKEYGYINDFLVFSYLAPNIESRLTFESEFDKRLFDGIDIEEILNNDSENTFHKLLKIFLEKNAISGVQPKTLALIKDKESLVLKEYIVKTWGDEYPYLAENEYFCMKAVKYSGVAVPNIELSKNKKFLLVEKFNYDKKNGEYLGFEEVLVLLGKNRDKKYSGSYEQIAKTIYAVSTDRETSMSQLYKTIVMSYLLKNGDAHLKNFGVLYDNEFKSINFAPAYDIVNTTAYIFKDKPALTMFGKKIWFGKNELIKFGTNHCYLSLNNATLLYKECKNALLQIIEELEEYKIKNKIFDNIATKMIDAWKLSLNEKSYKEIPVEIIRNWTND, encoded by the coding sequence ATGAATGTACTGCTTAGTAATGAAAGAATAGGTGAGCTCTTTTTTGATGATAAAAAACGGGAGTATGGCTTTAATTATATAAAACAAAGCGCCCCTATCTCTCTAACTATGCCATATAGACAATCTACATATATATGGCAGCACTCTCTTCATCCAATATTTGAAATGAATTTACCAGAAGGTTATTTATTTGAAATATTTAAAAATTACCTCTCCAAAGAGTACGGATATATAAATGATTTTTTAGTTTTTTCATATTTAGCACCAAATATAGAAAGTAGATTGACTTTTGAAAGTGAGTTTGACAAACGTTTATTTGATGGTATTGATATTGAAGAAATTTTAAATAATGATAGTGAAAATACATTTCATAAGCTACTAAAAATTTTTTTAGAGAAAAATGCAATATCAGGAGTTCAACCAAAAACATTAGCACTTATAAAAGATAAGGAGAGTCTTGTCTTAAAAGAGTATATAGTGAAAACTTGGGGTGATGAGTATCCTTATTTGGCTGAAAATGAATACTTCTGTATGAAAGCAGTTAAATATAGTGGAGTTGCTGTTCCTAATATAGAGCTGTCAAAGAACAAAAAGTTTTTATTGGTTGAAAAGTTTAATTATGACAAAAAAAATGGTGAGTATTTAGGTTTTGAAGAGGTACTTGTACTTTTAGGAAAAAATAGAGATAAAAAATATAGTGGCAGTTATGAACAGATAGCTAAAACTATTTATGCTGTTTCAACAGACAGAGAAACTTCTATGAGCCAATTGTACAAAACGATTGTTATGAGTTATCTCCTTAAAAATGGAGATGCACATTTGAAAAACTTCGGAGTTCTTTATGATAATGAATTTAAGAGCATTAATTTTGCACCGGCTTACGATATAGTAAATACTACCGCATATATTTTTAAAGATAAACCTGCTTTAACTATGTTTGGAAAAAAGATTTGGTTTGGAAAAAATGAACTCATTAAATTTGGGACTAATCATTGTTATTTGTCATTAAATAATGCAACACTATTATACAAAGAGTGTAAAAATGCTTTATTGCAGATTATTGAAGAACTAGAAGAATATAAAATTAAAAATAAGATATTTGATAATATAGCTACTAAAATGATAGATGCTTGGAAGTTATCACTTAATGAAAAAAGTTACAAGGAGATTCCTGTTGAAATTATTCGAAATTGGACAAATGATTAA
- a CDS encoding helix-turn-helix domain-containing protein, with amino-acid sequence MKLFEIGQMIKELRKEKGITQEQLAKNSAISRVTLGKLERGQMGSVSIKTLDIILNALDYEIDFSKKDKYSFGLPTLDEFK; translated from the coding sequence TTGAAATTATTCGAAATTGGACAAATGATTAAAGAACTAAGAAAAGAGAAAGGTATAACTCAAGAGCAATTGGCAAAAAATTCTGCTATATCTAGAGTTACTCTCGGCAAGCTTGAAAGAGGCCAAATGGGATCTGTGTCTATTAAAACTTTAGATATTATACTAAATGCTTTAGATTATGAGATAGATTTTAGTAAGAAAGATAAATATAGTTTTGGACTGCCGACTCTTGACGAATTTAAGTAG
- a CDS encoding Wzz/FepE/Etk N-terminal domain-containing protein, whose amino-acid sequence MQDNQQNIQRYEEDEIDLRELFRTLMKNRIKIVLITFFITIGAVIYAYMLPEVYEVKSNIQIGQINQELITEPETLVKTLNLVFNVEDKISAKEKFTSEVFSIDTNKKLKNFIEIITKAISNEEALKKNKEVVTYIEDLYQPKIEQYIINTKNSITDAQRDISNIENFEIKNIQRQIELLKTQRIVEIDAKIAKLMNQDIKKLEQQIELLKTQRIVDIDAKIAKLLNQDIKKLEQQIELLKTQRIVEIDKKIDFYNNIKLKTVESKIQFQTNKLKEYTESVNALYENNKLNDNTSTVISSLQMVNYQNLILNSQNKIEDLKIEKEIITNETIDNLEIEKKNILDITIKDIELRIENIKNIDIANLEKEKRNILDITIKDIELSIVNIKNIDIAKLEKEKRNISNETIRKLQHQIDVDLVTKKIKLEEKINQLQFSLSKNYINNSRVVGDYIVKDYPIAPKKKLIVVVAFVTGLILSIFLVFFMEFIKGFKEEENPGS is encoded by the coding sequence ATGCAAGATAATCAACAAAATATACAGAGATATGAAGAAGATGAGATAGATTTAAGAGAACTGTTTAGAACTCTTATGAAAAACAGAATTAAAATTGTGCTTATTACTTTTTTTATTACAATCGGCGCAGTTATTTATGCCTATATGCTACCAGAGGTTTATGAAGTAAAATCAAATATTCAGATTGGACAGATAAACCAAGAGTTAATAACAGAGCCGGAAACGCTTGTTAAAACTCTAAATTTGGTTTTTAATGTAGAAGATAAAATTTCAGCAAAAGAGAAATTTACCTCAGAGGTTTTCAGCATAGATACGAATAAAAAGTTGAAAAACTTTATAGAGATAATAACAAAAGCAATTTCAAATGAAGAAGCATTAAAAAAGAACAAAGAAGTTGTTACGTATATCGAAGATTTATATCAACCAAAAATAGAGCAATATATAATAAATACTAAAAACAGCATAACAGACGCACAAAGAGATATATCTAATATAGAAAATTTTGAAATTAAAAATATACAACGACAAATTGAGTTGCTAAAAACTCAAAGGATTGTAGAAATTGATGCCAAGATAGCAAAGTTAATGAACCAAGATATAAAAAAGTTAGAACAACAAATTGAGTTGCTAAAAACCCAAAGGATTGTAGACATTGATGCAAAGATAGCAAAGTTACTCAATCAAGATATAAAAAAGTTAGAGCAACAAATTGAATTGCTAAAAACCCAAAGGATTGTAGAAATTGATAAGAAAATAGATTTTTATAATAATATTAAATTAAAAACAGTTGAGTCAAAGATTCAATTTCAGACTAATAAATTAAAAGAGTATACTGAATCAGTTAATGCATTGTATGAAAATAATAAATTAAATGATAATACATCAACAGTGATTTCATCTCTTCAAATGGTGAATTATCAAAATTTAATTTTAAATTCTCAAAATAAAATAGAAGACTTAAAAATAGAAAAAGAGATAATTACAAATGAAACAATAGACAATTTAGAGATAGAGAAAAAAAATATTTTAGACATCACTATAAAAGATATAGAATTACGTATAGAGAATATAAAGAATATTGATATAGCTAATCTTGAAAAAGAGAAGAGAAATATTTTAGACATCACTATAAAAGATATAGAGTTAAGTATAGTGAATATTAAAAATATTGATATAGCTAAGCTTGAAAAAGAGAAGAGAAATATCAGTAATGAGACAATAAGAAAATTACAGCACCAAATTGATGTAGATTTGGTTACAAAAAAAATAAAATTAGAAGAAAAAATCAATCAGCTTCAATTTAGCCTCTCAAAAAATTATATAAATAACTCTAGAGTTGTTGGAGACTATATAGTTAAAGATTATCCAATAGCGCCTAAGAAA